CCTTCCTCAGGCCCCTTCTCCTCCTCTCCCTCGCCGTGGCCCTGGTGAACCTCTACAACCTGGCGGAGGTGAGACCAAGGGCCCTCGAGGCCTACGACCAGGCCCTGGGCCGTCTGCTCTACGGGGAAGGAGGGCCCAGCGGGGTCCTGAGGCGGCAGGTCTACGCCCTGGAGGGGCTTGGGGTCTACTACGCCGAGGAGGTGCGCCCCGAGATCGGGCAGAACCGCCTCTTTGGCCTCCGGGTGGTGGACGAGGAGGGAAGGGTCTTCAGCGCCCAAGAGGGGGTCTGGGACCGGGAGGGGTGGCAGTTTTTGGGCCACGTCCTAGAGGAGGGGGGGCCTAAGCCCTTCCAGGGCACCCTCCCCTTCCCCGCCTTCTTCCGCCCCAAAGAGAGCCTGGGCTCCCGGGACCCCTACGACTCCAGCACCCTGGGGGAGCTCCGGGAGCGGGCCCAAGTAGAGGCGGGGGCCCGCTTTGCCCTCCACCGCCGCCTGGCCGATGCCCTGGGAGGGTTTTTTTTGGGCTTTGTGGCCGCCGCCCTGGGCCTTTCCCTTAGGGAGGCCGCCTGGGCCTTTTTGGGGGTGGTCCTCCTCATCTTCGGCTACTACGTCCTCTGGACCTTCGCCGCCCAGCTCGCCCAGTACGACGTGAGTCCCCTCTGGGCCTACCTGCCCAACGCCCTCTACGGCCTCTTGGCCCTCTGCCTCGCCTGGAGGCTCAGGTGAAGACCCTAGACCGCTACCTGCTCC
The genomic region above belongs to Thermus sediminis and contains:
- a CDS encoding LptF/LptG family permease encodes the protein MLGRYVLREVLLPYLVGVLLFVALLTFDLLSSLSGVLLSRGAGVEEIALLVLYRLPWTLSLALPLGLVFAILVGLSRLIRHSELKAAYAAGVPPWAFLRPLLLLSLAVALVNLYNLAEVRPRALEAYDQALGRLLYGEGGPSGVLRRQVYALEGLGVYYAEEVRPEIGQNRLFGLRVVDEEGRVFSAQEGVWDREGWQFLGHVLEEGGPKPFQGTLPFPAFFRPKESLGSRDPYDSSTLGELRERAQVEAGARFALHRRLADALGGFFLGFVAAALGLSLREAAWAFLGVVLLIFGYYVLWTFAAQLAQYDVSPLWAYLPNALYGLLALCLAWRLR